A single region of the Mycobacterium lentiflavum genome encodes:
- a CDS encoding SRPBCC family protein, protein MTSKEQMATSREVRASRQQVWDAMANGWTYTQWVVGNSRTRAVDADWPQPGSAIRHSVGVWPLVINDKTVVESCTPGEELVLRAHLGALGAARITLRLTEIGDGCRIDMIEVPAAGPMRIVPDRLALAAVYPRNRECLLRLAALAERLEPSQVK, encoded by the coding sequence ATGACGTCAAAGGAACAGATGGCCACCAGCCGGGAGGTGCGGGCTTCCCGCCAGCAGGTCTGGGACGCGATGGCCAACGGATGGACCTACACCCAATGGGTGGTGGGCAACAGCCGCACCCGTGCCGTCGATGCGGACTGGCCACAGCCTGGCTCGGCGATCCGGCACTCGGTGGGTGTGTGGCCATTGGTGATCAATGACAAGACCGTCGTCGAAAGCTGCACGCCGGGCGAGGAACTCGTGCTCCGTGCTCACCTGGGCGCCCTCGGTGCTGCCCGGATTACGCTGCGGCTCACCGAAATTGGCGATGGATGCCGGATCGACATGATCGAGGTGCCCGCAGCGGGCCCGATGAGGATCGTCCCCGATCGGCTGGCGTTGGCCGCCGTCTACCCGCGCAACCGGGAGTGCCTGTTGCGGCTGGCGGCGCTGGCCGAACGCCTTGAGCCGAGCCAGGTCAAGTAG
- a CDS encoding HNH endonuclease signature motif containing protein: protein MSSAAVMDREAVTAAFDALDAALDDVVGLETEMLCTRERLVLLERTERVRRRLPALEHRLINQIARQATPAELGGKLSHAIAEWTLISRAEAGRRVREAADLGERRALTGEPLAPVLAATAKAQRAGQLGSGQVAVIRRFYHQLPGWIDTETRTQVEAKLATEGTRYRPEQLAGLADTLADCLHPDGNYTDDDRARRRGVTLGHQQPDGMSALSGWLTPELRASLEAVLAKLAAPGMCNPDDDTPCVDGTPSQDAIDHDPRSAAQRHHDGLNAALRAVLASGELGQHNGLPATIIVSTTLTELEAAAGNGRTGGGTRLPISDVIRLARHAHHYLAVFDHSKPLALYHSKRLASPGQRIVLYAKDRGCTAPGCDVGGYYCEVHHITDYATCHSTDIDNLTLACGPHHRLLQPRGWTTRKHPNGHTQWIPPPHLDRGQPRTNTYHPPHKLLRNEDDDPDAA, encoded by the coding sequence ATGAGTTCTGCGGCTGTCATGGATCGTGAGGCGGTCACGGCGGCCTTCGACGCGCTCGATGCCGCCCTGGACGACGTGGTGGGCCTGGAGACCGAGATGCTGTGCACCCGCGAGCGGTTGGTGCTGTTGGAGCGCACCGAGCGAGTGCGGCGGCGCTTGCCGGCCCTCGAGCATCGGCTGATCAACCAGATTGCCCGTCAAGCCACGCCGGCGGAGTTGGGCGGCAAATTGTCGCATGCGATCGCGGAGTGGACGTTGATCAGCCGCGCCGAGGCCGGCAGGCGGGTACGCGAGGCGGCTGATCTCGGTGAGCGCCGCGCCCTGACCGGTGAGCCGTTGGCGCCGGTGCTGGCCGCCACCGCCAAAGCCCAGCGCGCCGGACAGCTGGGTTCTGGGCAGGTCGCGGTGATCCGGCGGTTCTATCACCAGCTGCCCGGCTGGATCGACACCGAAACCCGCACCCAGGTCGAGGCGAAGCTGGCCACCGAGGGCACCCGGTACCGCCCCGAGCAGTTGGCCGGGCTGGCCGACACACTGGCCGACTGCCTCCACCCCGACGGCAACTACACCGACGACGACCGCGCCCGGCGCCGCGGGGTGACCCTGGGCCACCAGCAACCCGACGGCATGTCGGCGCTGAGTGGCTGGTTGACGCCGGAACTGCGGGCAAGTTTGGAGGCGGTGCTGGCCAAACTGGCCGCCCCCGGCATGTGCAACCCCGACGACGACACCCCGTGTGTGGACGGCACCCCCAGCCAAGACGCCATCGACCACGACCCCCGCAGCGCGGCCCAGCGCCACCACGATGGGTTGAACGCCGCGCTGCGCGCGGTCCTGGCCTCCGGCGAGTTGGGCCAGCACAATGGGCTGCCCGCCACGATCATCGTGTCGACCACCCTGACCGAGTTGGAAGCCGCCGCCGGAAACGGCCGCACCGGCGGCGGCACCCGCCTGCCGATCAGCGACGTCATCCGCCTGGCCCGCCACGCCCACCACTACCTCGCCGTCTTCGACCACAGCAAACCCCTCGCGCTCTACCACAGCAAACGCCTGGCCTCACCCGGCCAACGAATCGTGTTGTACGCCAAGGACCGCGGCTGCACCGCCCCCGGCTGCGACGTGGGCGGCTACTACTGCGAAGTCCACCACATCACCGACTACGCGACATGCCACAGCACCGACATCGACAACCTCACCCTGGCCTGCGGACCGCATCACCGACTGCTCCAACCCCGCGGCTGGACCACCAGAAAACACCCCAACGGCCACACCCAATGGATCCCGCCCCCGCACCTGGATCGCGGCCAACCCCGCACCAACACCTACCACCCCCCCCACAAACTGCTACGCAACGAAGACGACGACCCCGACGCCGCGTAG
- a CDS encoding DUF4191 domain-containing protein encodes MAKPRNTAENKAARAAAAAERKAAAKERRGQLWQAFNVQRKQDKRLLPYMIGAFVAIVAVSTTVGVLVGGFTMFTLIPLGVVLGALVAFIIFGRRAQKSIYRQAEGQTGAAAWVLDNMRGKWRVTPGVAATGHFDAVHRVIGRPGVVFVGEGATTRVKPLLAQEKKRTARLVGDIPIYDIVVGNGEGEVPLSKLERHLTKLPANISVKQMDTLESRLAALGSRAGAAVLPKGPLPNSGKMRGVQRTVRRK; translated from the coding sequence ATGGCTAAACCCCGCAATACCGCCGAGAACAAGGCCGCCCGGGCAGCGGCGGCCGCCGAACGCAAGGCCGCGGCCAAGGAGCGCCGCGGCCAGCTATGGCAGGCGTTCAACGTTCAGCGCAAGCAGGACAAGCGCCTGCTCCCCTACATGATCGGCGCCTTCGTCGCGATCGTGGCCGTCTCGACGACGGTCGGTGTGCTGGTCGGCGGGTTCACCATGTTCACCCTGATCCCGCTCGGCGTGGTGCTAGGCGCGCTGGTGGCCTTCATCATCTTCGGGCGCCGGGCCCAGAAATCGATCTACCGCCAGGCCGAGGGGCAAACCGGTGCGGCGGCCTGGGTGCTGGACAACATGCGCGGCAAGTGGCGGGTCACGCCGGGAGTGGCCGCGACCGGCCACTTCGACGCGGTGCACCGGGTGATCGGCCGGCCCGGTGTCGTCTTCGTCGGCGAGGGGGCGACGACCCGCGTCAAACCGCTTCTGGCCCAAGAGAAGAAACGCACCGCGCGGCTGGTCGGCGACATCCCGATCTACGACATCGTCGTCGGCAACGGCGAGGGCGAGGTTCCGCTGTCCAAGCTGGAGCGTCACCTGACCAAGCTGCCGGCCAACATCAGCGTCAAGCAGATGGACACCCTGGAGTCGAGGCTGGCCGCGCTGGGTTCGCGCGCTGGAGCCGCCGTCCTGCCAAAGGGGCCGCTGCCCAATTCCGGCAAGATGCGCGGCGTGCAGCGGACGGTGCGCCGCAAGTAG
- the lipA gene encoding lipoyl synthase, which produces MTVVPEGRKLLRLEVRNAQTPIERKPPWIKTRVRMGPEYTELKSLVKREGLHTVCEEAGCPNIFECWEDREATFLIGGDQCTRRCDFCQIDTGKPAALDRDEPRRVAESVQTMGLRYATVTGVARDDLPDGGAWLYAETVRAIKELNPSTGVELLVPDFNGEPARLAEVFESRPEVLAHNVETVPRIFKRIRPAFTYQRSLSVLTAAREDGLVTKSNLILGLGETPDEVRIALADLRDAGCDIITITQYLRPSARHHPVQRWVKPEEFDEFAQYAVGLGFAGVLAGPLVRSSYRAGRLYEQVVRSRAADALG; this is translated from the coding sequence GTGACTGTCGTTCCGGAAGGCCGCAAACTGCTGCGGCTGGAAGTGCGCAACGCGCAGACCCCGATCGAGCGCAAGCCGCCGTGGATCAAGACGCGGGTCCGGATGGGACCGGAGTACACCGAGCTCAAAAGCCTGGTCAAACGGGAAGGGCTGCACACCGTCTGCGAAGAGGCCGGCTGCCCCAACATCTTCGAATGCTGGGAGGACCGGGAAGCCACCTTCCTGATCGGCGGCGACCAGTGCACCCGCCGCTGCGACTTCTGCCAGATCGACACCGGCAAGCCCGCCGCGCTGGACCGCGACGAGCCTAGGCGCGTCGCCGAAAGCGTGCAGACGATGGGGTTGCGCTACGCCACCGTCACCGGCGTCGCCCGCGACGATCTGCCCGACGGCGGGGCGTGGCTGTACGCCGAAACCGTGCGCGCCATCAAGGAGCTCAACCCGTCGACCGGTGTCGAGCTGTTGGTTCCCGACTTCAACGGTGAGCCCGCCCGCCTGGCCGAGGTGTTCGAGTCGCGCCCAGAAGTGTTGGCGCACAACGTCGAAACGGTCCCGCGTATCTTCAAGCGGATTCGGCCGGCGTTCACCTACCAGCGCAGCCTGAGCGTGCTCACCGCGGCACGCGAGGACGGGCTGGTCACCAAGAGCAACCTGATCCTCGGCCTCGGCGAGACTCCCGACGAGGTGCGCATCGCGCTGGCCGATCTGCGCGACGCCGGCTGCGACATCATCACGATCACCCAGTACCTGCGCCCGTCGGCGCGCCACCACCCGGTTCAGCGCTGGGTGAAACCCGAGGAGTTCGACGAGTTCGCGCAGTACGCCGTGGGGCTGGGCTTCGCAGGAGTGCTGGCCGGGCCGCTGGTGCGCTCGTCGTATCGGGCCGGCCGCCTCTACGAGCAGGTGGTACGCAGCCGGGCCGCCGACGCCCTGGGGTAA
- a CDS encoding aminopeptidase, whose protein sequence is MTVRRLILAVAAVLLLAGVIGLLVPVSVSDGNGGSLGCGNAVVADLTAARNANDKSVANIPIVNQVVPHTDYVARCESELGSRRTWTIPLTVIGLVAIAGTLLVRREGAPAV, encoded by the coding sequence ATGACGGTGCGTCGGTTGATTCTTGCTGTGGCCGCCGTGCTGCTGCTGGCAGGCGTGATCGGGCTTTTGGTGCCGGTGTCGGTATCCGACGGCAACGGCGGGTCCTTGGGGTGCGGGAACGCGGTCGTCGCGGATCTCACCGCGGCGCGCAACGCCAACGACAAGAGCGTGGCGAACATCCCGATCGTCAACCAGGTGGTGCCGCATACCGACTATGTGGCGCGCTGCGAGTCGGAGCTGGGCAGCCGACGCACCTGGACGATCCCGTTGACGGTGATCGGGCTCGTCGCGATTGCGGGTACGTTGCTCGTGCGTCGCGAGGGAGCGCCGGCGGTCTGA
- the lipB gene encoding lipoyl(octanoyl) transferase LipB has translation MTSSIRSQTRAIDVRQLGTVEYRTAWQLQRDLADTRVAGGSDTLLLLEHPAVYTAGRRTEPHERPVDGTPVVDTDRGGKITWHGPGQLVGYPVIGLAEPLDVVNYVRRLEESLIKVCRDLGLDAGRVDGRSGVWLPGRPDRKIAAIGVRVSRATALHGFALNCNCDLDAFGAIVPCGITDAGVTSLSAELGRTVTVGDVRAAVAAAVCDALDGVLPVGAHDAARVTSGM, from the coding sequence GTGACAAGCTCCATCCGGTCGCAGACCAGGGCGATCGACGTCCGTCAACTGGGGACGGTCGAATACCGCACCGCCTGGCAGCTGCAGCGCGACCTGGCCGACACCAGGGTCGCCGGCGGCAGTGACACCTTGTTGCTGTTGGAACATCCGGCGGTCTACACGGCCGGGCGGCGCACCGAGCCGCACGAGCGACCGGTGGACGGAACTCCCGTCGTCGACACCGACCGCGGCGGCAAGATCACCTGGCACGGGCCGGGACAGTTGGTCGGCTACCCGGTGATCGGGCTGGCCGAACCCCTGGATGTGGTGAATTACGTTCGGCGCCTTGAGGAGTCGCTGATCAAGGTGTGCCGCGATCTGGGACTGGATGCGGGCCGGGTCGACGGCCGCTCCGGCGTCTGGCTGCCCGGTCGGCCCGACCGCAAGATCGCGGCGATCGGCGTGCGGGTCTCCCGGGCGACCGCCCTGCACGGGTTCGCGCTCAACTGCAACTGCGATCTGGACGCATTCGGGGCCATCGTGCCCTGCGGCATCACCGATGCCGGGGTGACGTCGTTGTCCGCAGAACTCGGGCGCACGGTGACCGTCGGCGACGTCCGCGCGGCCGTCGCCGCGGCCGTGTGCGACGCCCTGGACGGGGTCTTACCGGTGGGGGCACACGACGCCGCCCGCGTAACATCAGGCATGTGA
- a CDS encoding TIGR01777 family oxidoreductase, with product MAKPVVAIAGSSGLIGSALAAALRAADHRVLRIVRRTPANPYELHWNPESGEFDPDALSEVDAVVNLCGVNVGKRRWSGAFKQSLRDSRITPTEVLATAVADAGVETLINASAVGYYGNTKDRVVDENDRAGAGFLARLCEDWEAATLPAQYGGARVVLARTGLVMAAAGGALRRMRPLFSVGLGARLGNGRQYMSWISLEDEVRALLFAIGHPSLSGPVNMTGPAPVTNAEFTTAFGSAVNRPTPMMLPAFAVRAALGEFADEGLLTGQRAIPSALERAGFQFHHNTIGEALAYATARRDQD from the coding sequence TTGGCCAAGCCCGTCGTCGCGATTGCGGGTTCCTCCGGTCTGATTGGCTCAGCCTTGGCTGCGGCCCTGCGCGCCGCCGACCATCGGGTGCTGCGCATCGTGCGCCGGACACCGGCGAATCCCTATGAGCTGCACTGGAATCCGGAGAGCGGTGAGTTCGATCCCGACGCGCTGAGCGAGGTCGACGCCGTCGTCAACCTGTGTGGTGTCAACGTCGGCAAGCGCCGGTGGTCGGGCGCGTTCAAGCAGAGCCTGCGCGACAGCCGCATCACGCCCACCGAGGTGTTGGCCACCGCGGTCGCCGACGCCGGCGTCGAAACCCTGATCAACGCCAGTGCCGTGGGCTACTACGGCAACACCAAAGACCGCGTGGTCGACGAAAACGACCGCGCCGGAGCGGGTTTCCTCGCCCGGCTCTGCGAAGATTGGGAGGCCGCGACGCTGCCGGCCCAATACGGCGGTGCCCGTGTGGTGCTGGCCCGCACCGGTCTGGTGATGGCCGCGGCGGGCGGAGCGTTGCGCCGGATGCGCCCACTGTTCTCGGTGGGCCTGGGCGCTCGGCTGGGGAACGGCCGTCAGTACATGTCGTGGATCAGCCTGGAAGACGAAGTGCGGGCGCTGCTTTTCGCCATCGGGCATCCGTCGCTGTCCGGCCCGGTGAACATGACCGGGCCCGCGCCCGTCACCAACGCCGAGTTCACCACGGCATTCGGCAGCGCGGTCAACCGTCCGACCCCGATGATGCTGCCGGCCTTCGCGGTGCGCGCCGCGCTCGGGGAATTCGCCGACGAGGGCCTGCTGACCGGGCAGCGAGCCATCCCGTCGGCACTGGAGCGCGCCGGATTTCAGTTCCACCACAACACAATTGGCGAGGCGCTGGCCTACGCCACCGCCCGACGCGACCAGGACTAG
- the sucB gene encoding 2-oxoglutarate dehydrogenase, E2 component, dihydrolipoamide succinyltransferase, whose amino-acid sequence MAFSVQMPALGESVTEGTVTRWLKQEGDTVELDEPLVEVSTDKVDTEIPSPAAGVLTKIVAQEDDTVEVGGELAVIGDASENGASAAPAAAPSQPAAESAPEPEPEPQPEAQPEAEAQPEPEAQPEPERQPEPAAQAASSGNGSATPVLMPELGESVTEGTVTRWLKKVGDSVQVDEALVEVSTDKVDTEIPSPVAGVLVSITADEDATVPVGGELARIGSGSAAAATPPPAPKPEPKPEPKPEPAPAPKAETPPAPKPAPEPEPKPEPTPAAKTAPSELAEPQGDGSPYVTPLVRKLANENDIDLAAVKGTGVGGRIRKQDVLAAAQRKQEAAKTPAPAAQAPTAPADKAPAAPAPAAALAHLRGTTQKANRIRQITAKKTRESLQATAQLTQTHEVDMTKIVGLRAKAKTSFAEREGVNLTYLPFIAKAVIDALKIHPNINASYNEDSKEITYYDAEHLGFAVDTEQGLLSPVVHNAGDLSLAGLARAIADIAERARTGNLKPDELSGGTFTITNIGSQGALFDTPILVPPQAAMLGTGAIVKRPRVVVDESGNESIGVRSICYLPLTYDHRLIDGADAGRFLTTIKHRLEEGAFEADLGL is encoded by the coding sequence ATGGCCTTCTCCGTCCAAATGCCGGCACTCGGTGAGAGCGTCACCGAGGGGACGGTCACCCGCTGGCTTAAGCAAGAAGGCGACACGGTCGAGCTCGACGAACCGCTTGTCGAGGTGTCGACCGACAAGGTCGATACCGAAATCCCCTCGCCCGCCGCGGGTGTGCTGACCAAGATCGTCGCCCAGGAGGACGACACCGTCGAGGTCGGCGGCGAGCTCGCCGTCATCGGCGACGCCTCGGAGAACGGCGCCTCCGCCGCGCCCGCCGCGGCGCCAAGCCAACCGGCAGCCGAATCCGCGCCTGAACCAGAGCCCGAGCCCCAGCCGGAGGCCCAGCCGGAGGCCGAGGCCCAGCCAGAACCCGAGGCCCAGCCAGAACCCGAGCGTCAGCCCGAACCCGCCGCGCAGGCCGCGAGTTCGGGCAACGGCAGTGCCACCCCGGTCCTGATGCCCGAGCTCGGCGAGTCGGTCACCGAGGGGACCGTGACGCGCTGGCTCAAGAAGGTCGGCGATTCGGTCCAGGTCGACGAGGCACTGGTCGAGGTCTCCACCGACAAGGTGGACACCGAGATTCCGTCGCCGGTGGCCGGAGTCCTGGTCAGCATCACCGCCGACGAGGATGCCACCGTGCCGGTCGGCGGCGAGCTGGCCCGGATCGGCAGCGGTTCCGCGGCGGCCGCCACGCCGCCGCCCGCGCCCAAGCCGGAGCCCAAGCCCGAGCCAAAACCCGAACCGGCACCGGCGCCTAAGGCCGAGACCCCGCCGGCCCCGAAGCCCGCCCCGGAGCCCGAGCCCAAGCCCGAGCCGACCCCGGCTGCCAAGACCGCACCGTCGGAGCTGGCCGAGCCCCAGGGTGACGGGAGCCCGTACGTGACCCCGCTGGTGCGCAAACTGGCCAACGAAAACGACATCGACCTTGCCGCGGTGAAGGGCACCGGCGTCGGTGGCCGCATCCGCAAGCAGGACGTGCTGGCCGCCGCGCAGCGCAAGCAAGAGGCGGCGAAGACCCCCGCTCCGGCCGCTCAGGCTCCCACCGCACCGGCCGACAAGGCTCCTGCGGCGCCGGCTCCGGCAGCGGCGTTGGCACACTTGCGCGGCACCACGCAGAAGGCCAACCGGATCCGGCAGATCACCGCCAAGAAGACCCGCGAATCCCTGCAGGCCACCGCGCAGCTCACCCAGACCCACGAGGTCGACATGACCAAGATCGTGGGGCTGCGCGCGAAGGCCAAGACGTCGTTCGCCGAGCGTGAGGGCGTGAATCTGACCTACCTGCCGTTCATCGCCAAGGCGGTGATCGACGCGCTGAAGATTCACCCCAACATCAACGCCAGCTACAACGAGGACTCCAAGGAGATCACCTACTACGACGCCGAGCACCTCGGTTTCGCCGTCGACACCGAGCAGGGCCTGCTCTCCCCCGTGGTCCACAACGCCGGCGACCTGTCACTGGCCGGGCTGGCCCGCGCGATCGCCGACATCGCCGAGCGGGCCCGGACGGGCAACCTGAAACCGGACGAGCTATCCGGCGGCACCTTCACCATCACCAATATCGGCAGCCAGGGCGCGCTGTTCGACACCCCGATCCTGGTTCCGCCGCAGGCCGCCATGCTGGGCACCGGGGCGATCGTCAAGCGCCCGCGGGTGGTGGTCGACGAGAGCGGTAACGAATCGATCGGCGTGCGCTCGATCTGCTACCTGCCGCTGACCTACGACCACCGGCTGATCGACGGGGCCGATGCCGGACGATTCCTCACCACGATCAAGCACCGGCTTGAAGAGGGAGCGTTCGAGGCCGACCTGGGGCTTTAG
- a CDS encoding SDR family oxidoreductase has product MPALQQFVDSADGVRIAVYEEGNPDGPTVVLVHGWPDSHVLWDGVVPLLAQRFRVIRYDNRGVGRSGSPKKVSSYTMAHFADDFAAVTSQLSSGAPVHVLAHDWGSVGIWEYLKRPGAGDRVASFTSVSGQSHEQLVQYIFSGLRQPWRPRRFARSISQALRLTYMLFFSIPVLAPLLIRAAFSVRALRRMVVDNIPAEQIHHSPNMAADAATSVKTYPANYFRSFSVRGQPIGVVDVPVQLIVNTRDQYVRPYGYDETGRWVPRLWRRDIRAGHFSPMSHPQVMAAAVHEFADLTDGKAPSRALLRAQVGRPRRPFGDTLVSVTGAGSGIGRATAYAFAGDGAELIVSDIDEAAVKETAAAIAARGGVAHAYVLDVSDTDAVESFAERVCAAHGVPDVVVNNAGIGQAGQFLDTPAEQFDRVLDVNLGGVVNGSRAFGRRLVERGTGGHIVNVSSMAAYAPLQSLNAYCTSKAATYMFSDCLRAELDAANVGLTTICPGLIDTNIINTTRFDAAAGKHDEHVEGRRGQLGKMFALRRYGPEKVADAILSSVRKNKPIRPVAPEAYALYAISRLLPQALRSTARFRVI; this is encoded by the coding sequence ATGCCGGCACTACAGCAGTTCGTCGACAGCGCGGACGGTGTCCGCATTGCCGTCTACGAGGAAGGCAACCCCGACGGTCCAACCGTCGTACTGGTGCACGGGTGGCCCGATTCGCACGTGCTCTGGGACGGCGTCGTACCACTGCTGGCGCAGCGGTTCCGGGTGATCCGCTACGACAACCGCGGCGTCGGGCGGTCGGGGTCGCCCAAGAAAGTCTCGTCGTACACGATGGCGCACTTTGCCGACGACTTCGCGGCGGTGACCAGCCAACTGAGCTCCGGGGCGCCGGTCCACGTCCTGGCCCACGACTGGGGTTCGGTGGGTATCTGGGAGTACCTGAAACGCCCGGGCGCCGGTGACCGGGTGGCCTCGTTCACCTCGGTGTCGGGCCAAAGCCACGAGCAGCTGGTGCAATACATCTTCAGCGGCCTGCGCCAACCGTGGCGCCCGCGTCGGTTCGCCCGCTCGATCAGTCAGGCACTGCGGCTGACCTACATGCTCTTCTTCTCGATCCCGGTGCTGGCGCCGCTGTTGATTCGGGCCGCCTTCTCGGTGCGCGCGCTGCGACGCATGGTGGTCGATAACATTCCCGCTGAGCAGATCCACCACTCGCCGAACATGGCCGCGGATGCGGCCACCTCGGTTAAAACCTATCCCGCCAACTACTTTCGGTCCTTCTCCGTGCGCGGCCAACCCATCGGTGTCGTCGACGTGCCGGTGCAGCTGATCGTCAACACCCGCGATCAATACGTCCGGCCGTACGGCTACGACGAGACCGGGCGGTGGGTGCCGCGGCTGTGGCGGCGCGACATCAGGGCCGGGCATTTTTCGCCGATGTCCCACCCGCAAGTGATGGCGGCCGCCGTGCACGAGTTCGCCGACCTGACCGACGGTAAGGCGCCCAGCCGTGCGCTGCTGCGTGCGCAGGTGGGCCGTCCCCGGCGGCCCTTCGGCGACACGCTGGTCTCGGTCACCGGCGCCGGCAGCGGTATCGGGCGCGCGACCGCGTACGCCTTCGCCGGCGACGGAGCGGAGCTGATCGTCAGCGACATCGACGAAGCCGCCGTCAAGGAGACCGCGGCCGCGATCGCCGCACGCGGCGGGGTCGCGCACGCCTACGTGCTCGACGTGTCCGACACCGATGCGGTCGAGTCGTTCGCCGAGCGGGTCTGCGCCGCACACGGTGTGCCCGATGTCGTGGTCAACAACGCGGGTATCGGGCAGGCCGGCCAGTTCCTGGACACACCCGCCGAACAGTTCGACCGGGTGCTCGATGTCAACCTTGGCGGCGTGGTGAACGGCAGCCGGGCATTCGGGCGGCGCCTGGTCGAGCGCGGCACCGGCGGGCACATCGTCAACGTGTCGTCGATGGCCGCCTACGCGCCGCTGCAGTCGCTGAACGCCTACTGCACGTCCAAAGCCGCGACGTACATGTTCTCCGACTGCCTGCGCGCCGAACTCGACGCCGCCAACGTGGGGCTGACCACGATCTGCCCGGGTCTGATCGACACCAACATCATCAACACCACCCGATTCGACGCGGCCGCCGGCAAGCACGACGAGCACGTCGAAGGCCGGCGGGGTCAGCTGGGCAAGATGTTCGCGCTGCGCCGCTACGGGCCCGAGAAGGTCGCCGACGCGATCCTGTCGTCGGTCCGCAAAAACAAGCCGATTCGCCCCGTGGCACCGGAAGCCTATGCGCTGTACGCGATTTCGCGACTGCTGCCACAAGCGCTGCGCAGCACCGCGCGCTTCCGGGTGATCTGA
- a CDS encoding RDD family protein — MMSESRPAYSGETLGLPKAGPGSLASMGRRLAALMVDWLIAYGLAALAMAFGVISERMLSTAVLVIWFLLGVVAVRLYGFTPGQLALGLRVTALDGRLGVGRVLARGLLVALVVPALFTDWDGRGIQDRVTNTAVVRR, encoded by the coding sequence ATGATGTCCGAGTCGCGCCCGGCGTACTCGGGCGAGACGCTCGGCCTGCCGAAGGCCGGCCCGGGCTCACTGGCGTCGATGGGACGCCGGCTGGCGGCATTGATGGTGGACTGGCTGATCGCTTACGGTCTGGCGGCGCTGGCGATGGCGTTCGGGGTGATTTCCGAACGGATGTTGTCGACGGCGGTGCTGGTGATCTGGTTTCTGCTCGGTGTGGTGGCGGTGCGGCTGTACGGATTCACGCCCGGTCAGCTGGCACTCGGCCTTCGGGTGACCGCACTGGACGGACGCCTGGGCGTGGGTCGCGTGCTGGCGCGCGGGCTGCTGGTCGCCCTGGTGGTGCCGGCGTTGTTCACCGACTGGGACGGGCGGGGCATTCAGGATCGGGTGACGAACACCGCCGTAGTTCGGCGGTAG